In Candidatus Bathyarchaeota archaeon, the sequence CCTGAATATGTGCCTAATAAGGAAGAAGTTTACAGAATGGCTACTGTTTGCGGCTTGAAGTGGAGGGCAATAATTTTGTGCCTTTTTCAATCTGGCTTGAGGAATAGTGCGTTAAGAGCTTTGACGTATGAAATGGTTAAGGATCAGCTGGAAAGCGAAGGATTTCCAATAAGAGTCCACATAACCAGTGAGCTTAGAAAGGTACTCCCAGATGCCTGCAAGGAAGGCGTGGATTACTGGACATTCTTCGGCGCTGAGGCAAGCGAGGCATTAAGACAATATGTGAATTGGAGAAGGGAAAAACGTGGAAAGACCGAAGAGGACGAGCTGCTGTTTCCTTCTGATTCAAGAAGCTTAAGCAAAGAGGATCGGCTGAAGAAGCCCATGGACCAATGGCATTTAACGAGGATTGTAAAGAAAGCTGCTCGGAGAGCAGGAATCAAGAAGTGGCATACCGTAAGAGCTCATAGTCTAAGGAAAACATTCAGATCTGTTCTAGACAGTGGGTATGTCGACGGGGGACAAATGGCTGAAGATGACAAAGAGTATCTGATGGGGCACAAGCTTCCAGGAGCCAAGGCGCCATATCACAACGCAAACGTAGACGTCCTAGCTCAGAGATATATGAAACTGAATTGGGCACACGTGCACACTTCTATCGAACAATTAAGAAAGAAACAAGTTGTAGACATGGCGAAGCTACTTGGGTTTTCAGACGAGAAAATAAAGAAAGTTGAAGAAGCCCTAGCCAAGTACGAAAAAGTAGACGAAGCACTTGAAGAGATCAAGAAGCTAAGCCTTCAACCCCACAAAGTACGCAATCAAAGAAATAGCCACGAAGACTGTGATGTTGAGGATAACTGCAAGAAGCATGAAGTCCAAGTAGTCAGAGGGGAGAAAAGGCTCGTCAGATCCTTAACTGACGGCTGGGATCTAGTGAAAGAATTGTCTGATGACCGTTTTGTATTAAAGAAAAGCTTTGACTAGCACGAACTTCTAAATGTCTAGTATATCGTGGAAAGTTCAGCAAATAGCAGACTTTTGCCTGCCAAATCATCAAAGCATGTGTTGGGTCAGTTTAGCCAGAGCCCACAAGATAGCAGGATGCGCCTTTATCTTTTCGTGGAAAATTCCTTTTTCATCGACTAAGTTTGGCTCAAATGCTTTAAGTTCAAAAAATTGGCTAATCGCCTTCACCTCATTTTTTGTTAGATTTGCGATTACTTCGTTGCTGAATTTTGTGGTTTTTTCCTTCATCTCGTTGAAGTTGTATTCCGCAAGTTTCCTTGTCTGCAACAAGTTTCTCAGGCTGGAGTCTATGGGAATTCCGCTGATTGTCTCCTCAATGTTAATCTCGTAGAGCCTTGGTTTTCTGCGCATTAGACTATCAATGATTGCGCATTTTCGGAATACTTCGGGGTCCATTTTCGTTGGCGTCATTTTGTAAACATCGAAGAGGTCTCTTGGTGTTCCTCGATAGAGAAGGGTGCACCATTTGTTCGCGAAGAGCTCCTCTTTTATTGGAGTTTTTATCGGGAATGTTTCCTGTGTGCCTACATGTTTGAAAGCTGCCAGTGTGTCCGTTTTGAGGATCGGGATTCTTCTCATGTATCCTGTCTCGATGGTGAAGTTATCCTTTGTTCCAAGAGTATTCGTGTATTTTACGGTGATTCTCGACAGCGGATAACTTGGGCTTATGGCTATGTTGGATTTTTCGTATCTTTGTCTGTAGAGTAGAGCTTTCATTCTCTCGTCAATTTCGCTTCTTACTTCTCCCCAGTCCTTCATGTCTAAGTGGCGGTAGTTTAGGTCCAAATCGGTGGAGAGACGTAGGATTTCCTTCGAGTAGATAAACGTGAAGGCTGTTCCGCCATAAAGGGAGAGGCGGTCCCTAAGGAATTTTATGGCTGAAATGTCTTCAAGGAAGTCAGAAATTCTACAGACTTTTTCTATTTCACGAACGTCAAAGCCATGTTTGAGTGCAAGCTCGTTAAAGTCATACTCTCTTTTCAATTTAGACGCCTCTAAGTTTTTCCTCAAAACCTTTTGGAATGTACAGATTCCATCTTCTGTTCAAGGCACCTTTCGCTCCGTATATCAGGTACCGTGGCGGCCTCGTAATCCGCTTCTCGACTTCATTCAATAAGTGGTTGTTTACGTGTTCATAGAATGGTGAACTCCTTTTTAGGAGTTCTAGGACGTAGCCAACTCGTCTAAACAAGATGTCACTTCTGCACTTGCCCAGCATGGTTAGTAGCTTTTGCGTGTCAATGCCTCCAAGGCCTTGTAGGCTTTTGATGCATTCTTCCCATCCTCCGGCATATTGAACCCTGTTGACACACTCGATGAATGTTCTCTCTTTGCTGCTAACCTTCAGGAGGCTTCCTTGGTAGTGTTTTTTCTCTACTTGTAGGGTAACATCTTCGACGAATACTGGTCTAAAGCTGAAACGTCTATACTGGAACGGGTCAAATCTGTCCTTTGCTTTCACACATACGCAGGCTTCATTGTAGAAAGAGCTCGCACATCCGTAGTACTCTAGTGCCGTGTGGAAGCCCAAATAGTATTCGTCTCTGATTTTGGAGGCAATTAAAAGTTTGTCTACTACATGTCTTTTTGGTTCTTCAAGAGGCGATAAAACTATGTATAATCCCCTTCGGACTCGTTGAAGCTTGCCGCTTTCAACCAGTCTGTTTACGTATTTGCGGTAAATGTATCTGCGGCTGGAAGTGGCTTTGATAATGCTTAAGGCTTTTTCTACGATGTCGTCAAAACTTACCACTTTCATCGATAGAAGAACATTGTATAATGCCTCAGTTTTTGTTGCCATGTTTTTTCACGCTTTTTAAAGTAGTTACCCATTTTATGGCATACCACATTAAAATATTTAAAAGTTGCCGCCTAGAAGAATTTGCAAAAATTAATGCTGTTACCCAAAAATTGGCATACTACATTAAAAAATCTGCAAGCGCTAGCATGTTAGTGGAGGCATTATGGTCGCAAGGTGCGAAGTGAGCGGACTCGTGAGAATGTTTGCATAACTTTGAAGGCGTTGTGTAGGTTTGCTGGAAAAAGGCCTGACGATTTGGTTAAGCTTACTCCTAAAGCAGCTTCTAGGCTTTTCTGAGGATAGAATAAAGAAGGTTGAAGAGACGTTAGCCAAGTATGAACGTGTGGATGAAGCGCTTGAAGAGATCAAGAAGCTAAGCCTTGAATCCCACAAAGAAAGCGACGAAAGAAACAGCGTGAATAATTATAATGGAAAAGGAAACTGCAGAAAAAGTGAAATCACAATAGTTCAAGGAGAACAAAAGCTAATTATATGAGTGAAGGTTGGAACCTTGTTAAAGAGCTGTCTAATGACCGGTTCATACTAAAGAATGGTTACAACTGATTCAATGTAAGCTTTTAAAATGTCGTTTATTTTGTGTCTCAATGCTCACAAAATAAGAGCATCTTCTCCATATCCAAGAGTCCTATTCAAAACTATGTCCTCCATACTTTCTCCGATTGTAAAGGAAATATGATGAAGTGTGAGGCTGTTGAAATCGAAAAAAACATCGCCGCAAATCCAAAGAGGTAAGCCAACCATTCTGGAGACAACAACCAAACAAAAAGCAATACTGAACCACCGACTAATCTCCATATGCCAAGCTGATTGCTCGAGAATGCTAGACGTCTAGACAGAATCACACTTGTTGCCAAGAACAGTGCACCTACACAGAATAGAACGATTCCGTGAGGCAGATATGGAAACACCCAAATTCCCGCGGGACCAGACGGAACACTCTCAAGAAAGCGGAAGAAATAGGAAAATACAGCTGTTGAGATTGGCAAAAGCATTCCAACAACACAGAGAACCATCCCGAATTCCCCGAGATATTTGCCACAAAGAAAGTGGTCTTCAAGTCGTTTTTCTCTGGCAGTAAGACCGATGAAGCCTAATGCCAAAAGAGAAACTGAGCATCCCCAAGTGAACAAAAATAACATGAGTGGTCCACCTTCGAAGAAGAAAATAGGGGAATGCGAGGAGAGATAGATTCTATGTGCATTAAGCGGGTGCACAAAGTTGT encodes:
- a CDS encoding nucleotidyl transferase AbiEii/AbiGii toxin family protein, encoding MKREYDFNELALKHGFDVREIEKVCRISDFLEDISAIKFLRDRLSLYGGTAFTFIYSKEILRLSTDLDLNYRHLDMKDWGEVRSEIDERMKALLYRQRYEKSNIAISPSYPLSRITVKYTNTLGTKDNFTIETGYMRRIPILKTDTLAAFKHVGTQETFPIKTPIKEELFANKWCTLLYRGTPRDLFDVYKMTPTKMDPEVFRKCAIIDSLMRRKPRLYEINIEETISGIPIDSSLRNLLQTRKLAEYNFNEMKEKTTKFSNEVIANLTKNEVKAISQFFELKAFEPNLVDEKGIFHEKIKAHPAILWALAKLTQHML
- a CDS encoding tyrosine-type recombinase/integrase, with protein sequence MRFFEELLKLDSDWRTSEYASVEMWIRRLRRRGSVSTSMAYFKLLAWFVKFTGLSPDAFVKLPKDDVASKVQSFCDRFSDDGKNSTALNAMKALKSFLKANKFKLEELELDSSYRIMKRPEYVPNKEEVYRMATVCGLKWRAIILCLFQSGLRNSALRALTYEMVKDQLESEGFPIRVHITSELRKVLPDACKEGVDYWTFFGAEASEALRQYVNWRREKRGKTEEDELLFPSDSRSLSKEDRLKKPMDQWHLTRIVKKAARRAGIKKWHTVRAHSLRKTFRSVLDSGYVDGGQMAEDDKEYLMGHKLPGAKAPYHNANVDVLAQRYMKLNWAHVHTSIEQLRKKQVVDMAKLLGFSDEKIKKVEEALAKYEKVDEALEEIKKLSLQPHKVRNQRNSHEDCDVEDNCKKHEVQVVRGEKRLVRSLTDGWDLVKELSDDRFVLKKSFD